The Penaeus vannamei isolate JL-2024 chromosome 13, ASM4276789v1, whole genome shotgun sequence genome window below encodes:
- the LOC113810952 gene encoding putative per-hexamer repeat protein 5 isoform X4, with protein MRKSVLVWMMVAGTLATALALPRPSRPPRGLLAVAGVSKTSPACDVCGQGSGHFPGDGHNHGHFPGDGHNHGHFPGDGHNHGASGSFSGSASGSFSGSGSDSGSASGSWSGSASGSGSGSGSGSFSSSWSGSASGLSRHRRSGGLGSWTGGSTSNKPGSGNNGGSWNNGGSTSNKPGSGNNGGSWNGGSTSNKPGSGNNGGFWNNGGSTSNKPGSGNNGGFWNNGGSTSNKPGSYRPGRSVPQRRTREAEKLKSKLCPLCALGNLASGSGSVSGSWSGSASGSASGSGSGSVSGSWSGSGSGSGSGSGSASGSWSGSGSGGSGSGSGSISGSWGGNGGGSGSGSGSGSISGSGSGSGSISGGGSGSGSGSGSWGGSGSGSGSGSISGGGSGSGSGSGSWGGSGSGSGSGSISGGGSGSGSISGGGSGSGSWGGSGSGSGSGSISGGGSGSGSGSGSISGGGSGSGSGSGSISGGGSGSGSGSGSISGGGSGSGSGSGSISGGGSGSGSWGGSGSGSGSGSISGGGSGSGSISGGGSGSGSGSGSWGGSGSGSGSGSISGGGSGSGSWGGSGSGSGSGSISGGGSGSGSISGGGSGSGSISGGGSGSGSISGGGSGSGSGSGSWGGSGSGSGSGSISGGGSGSGSISGGGSGSGSGSGSWGGSGSGSGSGSISGGGSGSGSWGGSGSGSGSGSISGGGSGSGSWGGSGSGSGSGSISGGGSGSGSGSGSWGGSGSGSGSGSISGGSSGSWGGSGSGSGSGSVSGGGSGSGSWGGSGSGSGSGSISGGGGGSWGGSGSGSGSGSISGGGSGNCPGSCGGGSGSGHQVGGSGGGVAGAGSGSYTNKPGVGGSGHQVGGSGGGFGGAKGTSWSTAGAFGSNGAGGIGVKLDVRSS; from the exons ATGCGCAAGAGTGTGTTAGTATGGATGATGGTGGCAGGGACGCTCGCCAcggccctcgccctccctcgtccctcgaGACCACCGCGAGGACTTCTGGCTGTGGCAGGAGTGTCCAAGACCAGCCCTGCCTGTGATGTGTGCGGACAAGGCTCTGGCCACTTCCCGGGAGACGGCCACAACCATGGCCACTTCCCAGGGGATGGGCACAACCACGGACACTTCCCTGGCGATGGACACAACCACGGAGCATCAGGGTCCTTTTCAGGATCCGCGAGTGGCTCCTTCAGTGGTTCGGGATCGGATAGTGGTTCAGCGAGCGGATCTTGGAGCGGTTCTGCAAGTGGATCAGGATCTGGTTCTGGTTCGGGGTCCTTCAGTAGTTCTTGGAGTGGCTCTGCATCTGGATTATCTCGCCACAGAAGATCAGGTGGTTTAGGATCCTGGACTGGAGGCTCGACGTCGAATAAGCCTGGATCTGGCAACAATGGAGGTTCCTGGAACAACGGTGGTTCTACTTCTAACAAACCAGGATCTGGCAACAATGGAGGTTCCTGGAACGGCGGTTCTACTTCCAATAAACCAGGATCTGGCAACAATGGAGGCTTCTGGAACAATGGCGGTTCTACTTCCAATAAACCAGGATCTGGCAACAACGGAGGCTTCTGGAACAACGGCGGTTCTACTTCCAACAAACCCGGTTCCTATCGCCCTGGGAGATCGGTTCCACAGAGAAGAACCAGAGAAGCCGAAAAACTGAAATCCAAATTATGTCCACTTTGCGCTCTGGGCAATCTTGCGTCGGGAAGCGGTTCTGTCAGCGGTTCCTGGAGTGGTTCAGCATCGGGAAGCGCCTCAGGATCTGGGTCGGGTTCAGTTAGTGGTTCGTGGAGTGGTTCTGGTTCTGGCAGTGGGTCAGGATCAGGATCTGCCAGTGGGTCGTGGAGTGGTTCTGGTTCAGGAGGATCGGGCAGCGGTTCAGGTTCAATCAGTGGTTCCTGGGGAGGCAATGGTGGAGGATCCGGTAGTGGTTCGGGATCTGGTTCCATTTCTGGAAGCGGTTCAGGGTCTGGTTCCATTTCTGGAGGCGGTTCGGGATCCGGCTCAGGAAGTGGTTCATGGGGCGGTTCTGGTAGTGGTTCAGGATCTGGTTCCATCTCTGGAGGCGGTTCAGGATCTGGTTCAGGAAGTGGTTCATGGGGCGGCTCTGGCAGTGGTTCAGGATCTGGTTCAATTTCAGGAGGCGGTTCAGGATCTGGTTCCATCTCTGGAGGCGGTTCAGGATCTGGTTCATGGGGCGGTTCTGGCAGTGGTTCAGGGTCTGGTTCAATTTCTGGAGGCGGTTCTGGCAGTGGTTCAGGGTCTGGTTCAATTTCTGGAGGCGGTTCTGGCAGTGGTTCAGGGTCTGGTTCAATTTCTGGAGGCGGTTCTGGCAGTGGTTCAGGGTCTGGTTCAATTTCTGGAGGCGGTTCTGGCAGTGGTTCAGGGTCTGGTTCAATTTCTGGAGGCGGTTCAGGATCCGGGTCATGGGGCGGTTCTGGTAGTGGTTCAGGATCTGGTTCCATCTCTGGAGGTGGTTCGGGAAGTGGTTCTATTTCTGGAGGCGGTTCGGGATCCGGTTCAGGAAGTGGTTCATGGGGCGGTTCTGGTAGTGGTTCAGGATCTGGTTCCATCTCTGGAGGCGGTTCAGGAAGTGGTTCATGGGGCGGTTCTGGCAGTGGTTCAGGATCTGGTTCAATTTCTGGAGGCGGTTCAGGATCTGGTTCAATTTCTGGAGGCGGTTCAGGATCTGGTTCCATCTCTGGAGGCGGTTCAGGATCTGGTTCCATTTCTGGAGGCGGTTCGGGATCCGGTTCAGGAAGTGGTTCATGGGGCGGTTCTGGTAGTGGTTCAGGATCTGGTTCCATCTCTGGAGGCGGTTCAGGATCTGGTTCCATCTCTGGAGGCGGTTCAGGATCTGGTTCAGGAAGTGGTTCATGGGGCGGTTCTGGCA GCGGTTCAGGATCTGGTTCCATCTCTGGAGGCGGTTCAGGATCTGGTTCATGGGGCGGTTCTGGCAGTGGTTCAGGATCTGGTTCCATCTCTGGAGGTGGTTCGGGAAGTGGTTCATGGGGAGGATCCGGTAGTGGTTCGGGATCTGGTTCCATTTCTGGAGGTGGCTCAGGCTCCGGTTCAGGAAGTGGTTCTTGGGGAGGCTCTGGTAGCGGATCAGGTTCTGGCTCGATTTCTGGTGGAAGCAGTGGTTCCTGGGGTGGTTCAGGCAGTGGTTCAGGATCAGGTTCAGTATCCGGAGGAGGTTCAGGAAGCGGTTCATGGGGTGGTTCAGGCAGCGGCTCAGGATCGGGCTCAATCTCTGGTGGAGGCGGTGGTTCCTGGGGCGGGTCAGGCAGTGGTTCAGGATCGGGTTCAATCTCAGGAGGAGGATCTGGAAACTGCCCTGGTTCATGCGGCGGAGGGAGTGGTTCAGGCCATCAAGTGGGCGGGAGTGGCGGCGGAGTAGCAGGGGCCGGCAGCGGTTCATACACCAACAAGCCAGGCGTCGGCGGTTCAGGGCACCAAGTGGGAGGCAGCGGCGGAGGTTTCGGAGGCGCCAAGGGGACCTCCTGGAGCACAGCCGGGGCTTTCGGGTCCAACGGCGCCGGAGGTATCGGGGTCAAGTTGGACGTCAGGAGCAGCTAG
- the LOC113810952 gene encoding loricrin isoform X12 — MRKSVLVWMMVAGTLATALALPRPSRPPRGLLAVAGVSKTSPACDVCGQGSGHFPGDGHNHGHFPGDGHNHGHFPGDGHNHGASGSFSGSASGSFSGSGSDSGSASGSWSGSASGSGSGSGSGSFSSSWSGSASGLSRHRRSGGLGSWTGGSTSNKPGSGNNGGSWNNGGSTSNKPGSGNNGGSWNGGSTSNKPGSGNNGGFWNNGGSTSNKPGSGNNGGFWNNGGSTSNKPGSYRPGRSVPQRRTREAEKLKSKLCPLCALGNLASGSGSVSGSWSGSASGSASGSGSGSVSGSWSGSGSGSGSGSGSASGSWSGSGSGGSGSGSGSISGSWGGNGGGSGSGSGSGSISGSGSGSGSISGGGSGSGSGSGSWGGSGSGSGSGSISGGGSGSGSGSGSWGGSGSGSGSGSISGGGSGSGSISGGGSGSGSWGGSGSGSGSGSISGGGSGSGSGSGSISGGGSGSGSGSGSISGGGSGSGSGSGSISGGGSGSGSGSGSISGGGSGSGSWGGSGSGSGSGSISGGGSGSGSISGGGSGSGSGSGSWGGSGSGSGSGSISGGGSGSGSISGGGSGSGSGSGSWGGSGSGSGSGSISGGGSGSGSISGGGSGSGSGSGSWGGSGSGSGSGSISGGGSGSGSISGGGSGSGSWGGSGSGSGSGSISGGGSGSGSWGGSGSGSGSGSISGGGSGSGSGSGSWGGSGSGSGSGSISGGSSGSWGGSGSGSGSGSVSGGGSGSGSWGGSGSGSGSGSISGGGGGSWGGSGSGSGSGSISGGGSGNCPGSCGGGSGSGHQVGGSGGGVAGAGSGSYTNKPGVGGSGHQVGGSGGGFGGAKGTSWSTAGAFGSNGAGGIGVKLDVRSS, encoded by the exons ATGCGCAAGAGTGTGTTAGTATGGATGATGGTGGCAGGGACGCTCGCCAcggccctcgccctccctcgtccctcgaGACCACCGCGAGGACTTCTGGCTGTGGCAGGAGTGTCCAAGACCAGCCCTGCCTGTGATGTGTGCGGACAAGGCTCTGGCCACTTCCCGGGAGACGGCCACAACCATGGCCACTTCCCAGGGGATGGGCACAACCACGGACACTTCCCTGGCGATGGACACAACCACGGAGCATCAGGGTCCTTTTCAGGATCCGCGAGTGGCTCCTTCAGTGGTTCGGGATCGGATAGTGGTTCAGCGAGCGGATCTTGGAGCGGTTCTGCAAGTGGATCAGGATCTGGTTCTGGTTCGGGGTCCTTCAGTAGTTCTTGGAGTGGCTCTGCATCTGGATTATCTCGCCACAGAAGATCAGGTGGTTTAGGATCCTGGACTGGAGGCTCGACGTCGAATAAGCCTGGATCTGGCAACAATGGAGGTTCCTGGAACAACGGTGGTTCTACTTCTAACAAACCAGGATCTGGCAACAATGGAGGTTCCTGGAACGGCGGTTCTACTTCCAATAAACCAGGATCTGGCAACAATGGAGGCTTCTGGAACAATGGCGGTTCTACTTCCAATAAACCAGGATCTGGCAACAACGGAGGCTTCTGGAACAACGGCGGTTCTACTTCCAACAAACCCGGTTCCTATCGCCCTGGGAGATCGGTTCCACAGAGAAGAACCAGAGAAGCCGAAAAACTGAAATCCAAATTATGTCCACTTTGCGCTCTGGGCAATCTTGCGTCGGGAAGCGGTTCTGTCAGCGGTTCCTGGAGTGGTTCAGCATCGGGAAGCGCCTCAGGATCTGGGTCGGGTTCAGTTAGTGGTTCGTGGAGTGGTTCTGGTTCTGGCAGTGGGTCAGGATCAGGATCTGCCAGTGGGTCGTGGAGTGGTTCTGGTTCAGGAGGATCGGGCAGCGGTTCAGGTTCAATCAGTGGTTCCTGGGGAGGCAATGGTGGAGGATCCGGTAGTGGTTCGGGATCTGGTTCCATTTCTGGAAGCGGTTCAGGGTCTGGTTCCATTTCTGGAGGCGGTTCGGGATCCGGCTCAGGAAGTGGTTCATGGGGCGGTTCTGGTAGTGGTTCAGGATCTGGTTCCATCTCTGGAGGCGGTTCAGGATCTGGTTCAGGAAGTGGTTCATGGGGCGGCTCTGGCAGTGGTTCAGGATCTGGTTCAATTTCAGGAGGCGGTTCAGGATCTGGTTCCATCTCTGGAGGCGGTTCAGGATCTGGTTCATGGGGCGGTTCTGGCAGTGGTTCAGGGTCTGGTTCAATTTCTGGAGGCGGTTCTGGCAGTGGTTCAGGGTCTGGTTCAATTTCTGGAGGCGGTTCTGGCAGTGGTTCAGGGTCTGGTTCAATTTCTGGAGGCGGTTCTGGCAGTGGTTCAGGGTCTGGTTCAATTTCTGGAGGCGGTTCTGGCAGTGGTTCAGGGTCTGGTTCAATTTCTGGAGGCGGTTCAGGATCCGGGTCATGGGGCGGTTCTGGTAGTGGTTCAGGATCTGGTTCCATCTCTGGAGGTGGTTCGGGAAGTGGTTCTATTTCTGGAGGCGGTTCGGGATCCGGTTCAGGAAGTGGTTCATGGGGCGGTTCTGGTA GCGGTTCAGGATCTGGTTCCATCTCTGGAGGCGGTTCAGGATCTGGTTCCATTTCTGGAGGCGGTTCGGGATCCGGTTCAGGAAGTGGTTCATGGGGCGGTTCTGGTAGTGGTTCAGGATCTGGTTCCATCTCTGGAGGCGGTTCAGGATCTGGTTCCATCTCTGGAGGCGGTTCAGGATCTGGTTCAGGAAGTGGTTCATGGGGCGGTTCTGGCAGTGGTTCAGGATCTGGTTCCATCTCTGGAGGCGGTTCAGGATCTGGTTCCATCTCTGGAGGCGGTTCAGGATCTGGTTCATGGGGCGGTTCTGGCAGTGGTTCAGGATCTGGTTCCATCTCTGGAGGTGGTTCGGGAAGTGGTTCATGGGGAGGATCCGGTAGTGGTTCGGGATCTGGTTCCATTTCTGGAGGTGGCTCAGGCTCCGGTTCAGGAAGTGGTTCTTGGGGAGGCTCTGGTAGCGGATCAGGTTCTGGCTCGATTTCTGGTGGAAGCAGTGGTTCCTGGGGTGGTTCAGGCAGTGGTTCAGGATCAGGTTCAGTATCCGGAGGAGGTTCAGGAAGCGGTTCATGGGGTGGTTCAGGCAGCGGCTCAGGATCGGGCTCAATCTCTGGTGGAGGCGGTGGTTCCTGGGGCGGGTCAGGCAGTGGTTCAGGATCGGGTTCAATCTCAGGAGGAGGATCTGGAAACTGCCCTGGTTCATGCGGCGGAGGGAGTGGTTCAGGCCATCAAGTGGGCGGGAGTGGCGGCGGAGTAGCAGGGGCCGGCAGCGGTTCATACACCAACAAGCCAGGCGTCGGCGGTTCAGGGCACCAAGTGGGAGGCAGCGGCGGAGGTTTCGGAGGCGCCAAGGGGACCTCCTGGAGCACAGCCGGGGCTTTCGGGTCCAACGGCGCCGGAGGTATCGGGGTCAAGTTGGACGTCAGGAGCAGCTAG
- the LOC113810952 gene encoding uncharacterized protein isoform X14 → MRKSVLVWMMVAGTLATALALPRPSRPPRGLLAVAGVSKTSPACDVCGQGSGHFPGDGHNHGHFPGDGHNHGHFPGDGHNHGASGSFSGSASGSFSGSGSDSGSASGSWSGSASGSGSGSGSGSFSSSWSGSASGLSRHRRSGGLGSWTGGSTSNKPGSGNNGGSWNNGGSTSNKPGSGNNGGSWNGGSTSNKPGSGNNGGFWNNGGSTSNKPGSGNNGGFWNNGGSTSNKPGSYRPGRSVPQRRTREAEKLKSKLCPLCALGNLASGSGSVSGSWSGSASGSASGSGSGSVSGSWSGSGSGSGSGSGSASGSWSGSGSGGSGSGSGSISGSWGGNGGGSGSGSGSGSISGSGSGSGSISGGGSGSGSGSGSWGGSGSGSGSGSISGGGSGSGSGSGSWGGSGSGSGSGSISGGGSGSGSISGGGSGSGSWGGSGSGSGSGSISGGGSGSGSGSGSISGGGSGSGSGSGSISGGGSGSGSGSGSISGGGSGSGSGSGSISGGGSGSGSWGGSGSGSGSGSISGGGSGSGSISGGGSGSGSGSGSWGGSGSGSGSGSISGGGSGSGSGSGSWGGSGSGSGSGSISGGGSGSGSISGGGSGSGSGSGSWGGSGSGSGSGSISGGGSGSGSISGGGSGSGSWGGSGSGSGSGSISGGGSGSGSWGGSGSGSGSGSISGGGSGSGSGSGSWGGSGSGSGSGSISGGSSGSWGGSGSGSGSGSVSGGGSGSGSWGGSGSGSGSGSISGGGGGSWGGSGSGSGSGSISGGGSGNCPGSCGGGSGSGHQVGGSGGGVAGAGSGSYTNKPGVGGSGHQVGGSGGGFGGAKGTSWSTAGAFGSNGAGGIGVKLDVRSS, encoded by the exons ATGCGCAAGAGTGTGTTAGTATGGATGATGGTGGCAGGGACGCTCGCCAcggccctcgccctccctcgtccctcgaGACCACCGCGAGGACTTCTGGCTGTGGCAGGAGTGTCCAAGACCAGCCCTGCCTGTGATGTGTGCGGACAAGGCTCTGGCCACTTCCCGGGAGACGGCCACAACCATGGCCACTTCCCAGGGGATGGGCACAACCACGGACACTTCCCTGGCGATGGACACAACCACGGAGCATCAGGGTCCTTTTCAGGATCCGCGAGTGGCTCCTTCAGTGGTTCGGGATCGGATAGTGGTTCAGCGAGCGGATCTTGGAGCGGTTCTGCAAGTGGATCAGGATCTGGTTCTGGTTCGGGGTCCTTCAGTAGTTCTTGGAGTGGCTCTGCATCTGGATTATCTCGCCACAGAAGATCAGGTGGTTTAGGATCCTGGACTGGAGGCTCGACGTCGAATAAGCCTGGATCTGGCAACAATGGAGGTTCCTGGAACAACGGTGGTTCTACTTCTAACAAACCAGGATCTGGCAACAATGGAGGTTCCTGGAACGGCGGTTCTACTTCCAATAAACCAGGATCTGGCAACAATGGAGGCTTCTGGAACAATGGCGGTTCTACTTCCAATAAACCAGGATCTGGCAACAACGGAGGCTTCTGGAACAACGGCGGTTCTACTTCCAACAAACCCGGTTCCTATCGCCCTGGGAGATCGGTTCCACAGAGAAGAACCAGAGAAGCCGAAAAACTGAAATCCAAATTATGTCCACTTTGCGCTCTGGGCAATCTTGCGTCGGGAAGCGGTTCTGTCAGCGGTTCCTGGAGTGGTTCAGCATCGGGAAGCGCCTCAGGATCTGGGTCGGGTTCAGTTAGTGGTTCGTGGAGTGGTTCTGGTTCTGGCAGTGGGTCAGGATCAGGATCTGCCAGTGGGTCGTGGAGTGGTTCTGGTTCAGGAGGATCGGGCAGCGGTTCAGGTTCAATCAGTGGTTCCTGGGGAGGCAATGGTGGAGGATCCGGTAGTGGTTCGGGATCTGGTTCCATTTCTGGAAGCGGTTCAGGGTCTGGTTCCATTTCTGGAGGCGGTTCGGGATCCGGCTCAGGAAGTGGTTCATGGGGCGGTTCTGGTAGTGGTTCAGGATCTGGTTCCATCTCTGGAGGCGGTTCAGGATCTGGTTCAGGAAGTGGTTCATGGGGCGGCTCTGGCAGTGGTTCAGGATCTGGTTCAATTTCAGGAGGCGGTTCAGGATCTGGTTCCATCTCTGGAGGCGGTTCAGGATCTGGTTCATGGGGCGGTTCTGGCAGTGGTTCAGGGTCTGGTTCAATTTCTGGAGGCGGTTCTGGCAGTGGTTCAGGGTCTGGTTCAATTTCTGGAGGCGGTTCTGGCAGTGGTTCAGGGTCTGGTTCAATTTCTGGAGGCGGTTCTGGCAGTGGTTCAGGGTCTGGTTCAATTTCTGGAGGCGGTTCTGGCAGTGGTTCAGGGTCTGGTTCAATTTCTGGAGGCGGTTCAGGATCCGGGTCATGGGGCGGTTCTGGTAGTGGTTCAGGATCTGGTTCCATCTCTGGAGGTGGTTCGGGAAGTGGTTCTATTTCTGGAGGCGGTTCGGGATCCGGTTCAGGAAGTGGTTCATGGGGCGGTTCTGGTA GCGGTTCAGGATCTGGTTCCATTTCTGGAGGCGGTTCGGGATCCGGTTCAGGAAGTGGTTCATGGGGCGGTTCTGGTAGTGGTTCAGGATCTGGTTCCATCTCTGGAGGCGGTTCAGGATCTGGTTCCATCTCTGGAGGCGGTTCAGGATCTGGTTCAGGAAGTGGTTCATGGGGCGGTTCTGGCAGTGGTTCAGGATCTGGTTCCATCTCTGGAGGCGGTTCAGGATCTGGTTCCATCTCTGGAGGCGGTTCAGGATCTGGTTCATGGGGCGGTTCTGGCAGTGGTTCAGGATCTGGTTCCATCTCTGGAGGTGGTTCGGGAAGTGGTTCATGGGGAGGATCCGGTAGTGGTTCGGGATCTGGTTCCATTTCTGGAGGTGGCTCAGGCTCCGGTTCAGGAAGTGGTTCTTGGGGAGGCTCTGGTAGCGGATCAGGTTCTGGCTCGATTTCTGGTGGAAGCAGTGGTTCCTGGGGTGGTTCAGGCAGTGGTTCAGGATCAGGTTCAGTATCCGGAGGAGGTTCAGGAAGCGGTTCATGGGGTGGTTCAGGCAGCGGCTCAGGATCGGGCTCAATCTCTGGTGGAGGCGGTGGTTCCTGGGGCGGGTCAGGCAGTGGTTCAGGATCGGGTTCAATCTCAGGAGGAGGATCTGGAAACTGCCCTGGTTCATGCGGCGGAGGGAGTGGTTCAGGCCATCAAGTGGGCGGGAGTGGCGGCGGAGTAGCAGGGGCCGGCAGCGGTTCATACACCAACAAGCCAGGCGTCGGCGGTTCAGGGCACCAAGTGGGAGGCAGCGGCGGAGGTTTCGGAGGCGCCAAGGGGACCTCCTGGAGCACAGCCGGGGCTTTCGGGTCCAACGGCGCCGGAGGTATCGGGGTCAAGTTGGACGTCAGGAGCAGCTAG
- the LOC113810952 gene encoding loricrin isoform X13: MRKSVLVWMMVAGTLATALALPRPSRPPRGLLAVAGVSKTSPACDVCGQGSGHFPGDGHNHGHFPGDGHNHGHFPGDGHNHGASGSFSGSASGSFSGSGSDSGSASGSWSGSASGSGSGSGSGSFSSSWSGSASGLSRHRRSGGLGSWTGGSTSNKPGSGNNGGSWNNGGSTSNKPGSGNNGGSWNGGSTSNKPGSGNNGGFWNNGGSTSNKPGSGNNGGFWNNGGSTSNKPGSYRPGRSVPQRRTREAEKLKSKLCPLCALGNLASGSGSVSGSWSGSASGSASGSGSGSVSGSWSGSGSGSGSGSGSASGSWSGSGSGGSGSGSGSISGSWGGNGGGSGSGSGSGSISGSGSGSGSISGGGSGSGSGSGSWGGSGSGSGSGSISGGGSGSGSGSGSWGGSGSGSGSGSISGGGSGSGSISGGGSGSGSWGGSGSGSGSGSISGGGSGSGSGSGSISGGGSGSGSGSGSISGGGSGSGSGSGSISGGGSGSGSGSGSISGGGSGSGSWGGSGSGSGSGSISGGGSGSGSISGGGSGSGSGSGSWGGSGSGSGSGSISGGGSGSGSWGGSGSGSGSGSISGGGSGSGSISGGGSGSGSISGGGSGSGSISGGGSGSGSGSGSWGGSGSGSGSGSISGGGSGSGSWGGSGSGSGSGSISGGGSGSGSWGGSGSGSGSGSISGGGSGSGSGSGSWGGSGSGSGSGSISGGSSGSWGGSGSGSGSGSVSGGGSGSGSWGGSGSGSGSGSISGGGGGSWGGSGSGSGSGSISGGGSGNCPGSCGGGSGSGHQVGGSGGGVAGAGSGSYTNKPGVGGSGHQVGGSGGGFGGAKGTSWSTAGAFGSNGAGGIGVKLDVRSS; encoded by the exons ATGCGCAAGAGTGTGTTAGTATGGATGATGGTGGCAGGGACGCTCGCCAcggccctcgccctccctcgtccctcgaGACCACCGCGAGGACTTCTGGCTGTGGCAGGAGTGTCCAAGACCAGCCCTGCCTGTGATGTGTGCGGACAAGGCTCTGGCCACTTCCCGGGAGACGGCCACAACCATGGCCACTTCCCAGGGGATGGGCACAACCACGGACACTTCCCTGGCGATGGACACAACCACGGAGCATCAGGGTCCTTTTCAGGATCCGCGAGTGGCTCCTTCAGTGGTTCGGGATCGGATAGTGGTTCAGCGAGCGGATCTTGGAGCGGTTCTGCAAGTGGATCAGGATCTGGTTCTGGTTCGGGGTCCTTCAGTAGTTCTTGGAGTGGCTCTGCATCTGGATTATCTCGCCACAGAAGATCAGGTGGTTTAGGATCCTGGACTGGAGGCTCGACGTCGAATAAGCCTGGATCTGGCAACAATGGAGGTTCCTGGAACAACGGTGGTTCTACTTCTAACAAACCAGGATCTGGCAACAATGGAGGTTCCTGGAACGGCGGTTCTACTTCCAATAAACCAGGATCTGGCAACAATGGAGGCTTCTGGAACAATGGCGGTTCTACTTCCAATAAACCAGGATCTGGCAACAACGGAGGCTTCTGGAACAACGGCGGTTCTACTTCCAACAAACCCGGTTCCTATCGCCCTGGGAGATCGGTTCCACAGAGAAGAACCAGAGAAGCCGAAAAACTGAAATCCAAATTATGTCCACTTTGCGCTCTGGGCAATCTTGCGTCGGGAAGCGGTTCTGTCAGCGGTTCCTGGAGTGGTTCAGCATCGGGAAGCGCCTCAGGATCTGGGTCGGGTTCAGTTAGTGGTTCGTGGAGTGGTTCTGGTTCTGGCAGTGGGTCAGGATCAGGATCTGCCAGTGGGTCGTGGAGTGGTTCTGGTTCAGGAGGATCGGGCAGCGGTTCAGGTTCAATCAGTGGTTCCTGGGGAGGCAATGGTGGAGGATCCGGTAGTGGTTCGGGATCTGGTTCCATTTCTGGAAGCGGTTCAGGGTCTGGTTCCATTTCTGGAGGCGGTTCGGGATCCGGCTCAGGAAGTGGTTCATGGGGCGGTTCTGGTAGTGGTTCAGGATCTGGTTCCATCTCTGGAGGCGGTTCAGGATCTGGTTCAGGAAGTGGTTCATGGGGCGGCTCTGGCAGTGGTTCAGGATCTGGTTCAATTTCAGGAGGCGGTTCAGGATCTGGTTCCATCTCTGGAGGCGGTTCAGGATCTGGTTCATGGGGCGGTTCTGGCAGTGGTTCAGGGTCTGGTTCAATTTCTGGAGGCGGTTCTGGCAGTGGTTCAGGGTCTGGTTCAATTTCTGGAGGCGGTTCTGGCAGTGGTTCAGGGTCTGGTTCAATTTCTGGAGGCGGTTCTGGCAGTGGTTCAGGGTCTGGTTCAATTTCTGGAGGCGGTTCTGGCAGTGGTTCAGGGTCTGGTTCAATTTCTGGAGGCGGTTCAGGATCCGGGTCATGGGGCGGTTCTGGTAGTGGTTCAGGATCTGGTTCCATCTCTGGAGGTGGTTCGGGAAGTGGTTCTATTTCTGGAGGCGGTTCGGGATCCGGTTCAGGAAGTGGTTCATGGGGCGGTTCTGGTAGTGGTTCAGGATCTGGTTCCATCTCTGGAGGCGGTTCAGGAAGTGGTTCATGGGGCGGTTCTGGCAGTGGTTCAGGATCTGGTTCAATTTCTGGAGGCGGTTCAGGATCTGGTTCAATTTCTGGAGGCGGTTCAGGATCTGGTTCCATCTCTGGAGGCGGTTCAGGATCTGGTTCCATTTCTGGAGGCGGTTCGGGATCCGGTTCAGGAAGTGGTTCATGGGGCGGTTCTGGTA GCGGTTCAGGATCTGGTTCCATCTCTGGAGGCGGTTCAGGATCTGGTTCATGGGGCGGTTCTGGCAGTGGTTCAGGATCTGGTTCCATCTCTGGAGGTGGTTCGGGAAGTGGTTCATGGGGAGGATCCGGTAGTGGTTCGGGATCTGGTTCCATTTCTGGAGGTGGCTCAGGCTCCGGTTCAGGAAGTGGTTCTTGGGGAGGCTCTGGTAGCGGATCAGGTTCTGGCTCGATTTCTGGTGGAAGCAGTGGTTCCTGGGGTGGTTCAGGCAGTGGTTCAGGATCAGGTTCAGTATCCGGAGGAGGTTCAGGAAGCGGTTCATGGGGTGGTTCAGGCAGCGGCTCAGGATCGGGCTCAATCTCTGGTGGAGGCGGTGGTTCCTGGGGCGGGTCAGGCAGTGGTTCAGGATCGGGTTCAATCTCAGGAGGAGGATCTGGAAACTGCCCTGGTTCATGCGGCGGAGGGAGTGGTTCAGGCCATCAAGTGGGCGGGAGTGGCGGCGGAGTAGCAGGGGCCGGCAGCGGTTCATACACCAACAAGCCAGGCGTCGGCGGTTCAGGGCACCAAGTGGGAGGCAGCGGCGGAGGTTTCGGAGGCGCCAAGGGGACCTCCTGGAGCACAGCCGGGGCTTTCGGGTCCAACGGCGCCGGAGGTATCGGGGTCAAGTTGGACGTCAGGAGCAGCTAG